From a region of the Streptacidiphilus albus JL83 genome:
- a CDS encoding PLP-dependent cysteine synthase family protein: MTVIYNSILETTGHTPVVRLRTLSAFASEILIKLESFNPGGSIKDRAAVSMVTGAERDGRLKPHGTIIESTSGNLGKSLALIGATRGYRVILVIDPKAPRSMVDFATALGAEIEMVDTPDESGGYQRPRIERVQQLLSVTPDAFWPDQYNNPDNVRAHFELTSRELLNDVPEFDALVTAVSTGGHISGLSAAVKQALPDAITVGVDAAGSAAFGYPFAKYSMRGLGLAWKPGNLDHSVVDRVHLVADYEGIATMRVLARNEGLLVGESAGAAVFAAVHHAYRYPGSRIVVMAADGGVNYLGESFHPDWLRADGLADKIEAAGITTPEGLVAAASRPTNEQVPTEYGLRTATLAND; this comes from the coding sequence ATGACAGTGATTTACAACTCGATTCTGGAGACCACGGGCCACACCCCCGTGGTCAGGCTGCGCACCCTTAGCGCATTCGCCTCCGAAATTCTTATAAAGCTCGAATCCTTCAATCCCGGGGGAAGCATCAAGGACCGCGCGGCGGTCTCGATGGTCACCGGAGCGGAGCGTGACGGGCGGCTGAAGCCGCACGGCACGATCATCGAGTCGACGTCCGGAAACCTGGGCAAGTCGCTGGCGCTGATCGGCGCGACGCGCGGCTACCGGGTCATCCTGGTCATCGATCCCAAGGCGCCCAGAAGCATGGTCGACTTCGCCACCGCGCTCGGTGCCGAGATCGAGATGGTGGACACGCCCGACGAGTCGGGTGGCTACCAGCGGCCGCGCATCGAGCGGGTCCAGCAGTTGCTGTCGGTGACTCCCGACGCGTTCTGGCCGGATCAGTACAACAACCCGGACAACGTCAGGGCCCACTTCGAGCTCACCAGTCGCGAACTCCTGAACGACGTACCGGAGTTCGACGCTTTGGTGACCGCGGTCAGCACCGGTGGCCACATCAGCGGACTGTCGGCGGCCGTGAAGCAGGCGCTGCCCGACGCGATCACCGTCGGTGTGGACGCCGCAGGGTCGGCCGCGTTCGGGTACCCGTTCGCCAAGTACTCGATGCGCGGTCTCGGTCTGGCCTGGAAGCCCGGCAACCTCGACCACTCCGTGGTGGACCGGGTCCACCTGGTCGCGGACTACGAGGGCATCGCCACCATGCGCGTCCTGGCCAGGAACGAGGGCCTGCTGGTCGGCGAGTCCGCCGGCGCCGCGGTGTTCGCCGCCGTGCACCACGCCTACCGGTACCCCGGCAGCCGGATCGTCGTCATGGCGGCCGACGGCGGCGTCAACTACCTCGGCGAGTCCTTCCATCCCGACTGGCTGCGGGCCGACGGTCTCGCCGACAAGATCGAGGCCGCCGGGATCACCACCCCGGAGGGGCTCGTCGCCGCCGCCTCCCGCCCGACCAACGAGCAGGTGCCCACCGAGTACGGGCTCCGGACCGCCACGCTCGCCAACGACTGA
- a CDS encoding ATP-grasp domain-containing protein: protein MAIVFLEANSTGTTSDAIRLATRRGYRTVFVTMQRGFYETLPDNPLDLCDTVVTCDTYNVAEILRALRNEDVEAVISFDDYHLVTAALCAMALGLPHADVSGLVAARYKDVARELTRDLPGGIWTLTVPEEELDEVDLDSLPYPVIVKPVDESGSVSVQLCRTPADVVSCTERYRSHVVNVREYKPVRAVLFEEFIDGDEYSCELYWQAGHGWRVAGLTRKFLGDPPNFVERGHIFPAPLPEQQAKEVGEQVVGWVEATGLRCGAAHVELRINDSGPHLIEINPRLPGGHITQLVAWCTGIDLVAHYLDFHLHKTEPQQRSAPEFAAASSRFVLPDEVADGKTHEDVHESFTRLPTFRRGRVQPGALSSDRTAQTNYDRIGYVLLAGPDPAAISTDLDVLAQDLRS, encoded by the coding sequence ATGGCAATCGTTTTTCTTGAGGCAAACTCAACAGGGACCACGTCCGACGCGATCAGGCTGGCGACCCGGCGCGGCTACCGCACCGTCTTCGTCACCATGCAGCGCGGGTTCTACGAGACGCTCCCGGACAACCCGCTGGACCTCTGCGACACGGTGGTCACCTGTGACACCTACAACGTGGCCGAGATCCTGCGCGCCCTCCGCAACGAGGACGTGGAAGCGGTCATCTCCTTCGACGACTACCACCTGGTGACGGCCGCGCTCTGTGCCATGGCACTCGGCCTGCCGCACGCCGATGTGTCCGGGCTGGTAGCTGCCCGGTACAAGGACGTCGCCCGGGAGTTGACCAGGGACCTGCCCGGCGGGATCTGGACCCTGACGGTCCCCGAGGAGGAGCTCGACGAGGTCGACCTCGACTCACTCCCCTACCCGGTCATCGTCAAGCCCGTGGACGAGAGCGGCAGCGTCTCGGTGCAGCTGTGCCGGACGCCCGCCGACGTCGTCTCGTGCACCGAGCGCTACCGCAGCCATGTGGTGAACGTCCGGGAGTACAAGCCGGTCCGGGCCGTGCTGTTCGAGGAGTTCATCGACGGCGACGAGTACAGCTGCGAGCTGTACTGGCAGGCCGGGCACGGGTGGCGCGTGGCCGGCCTCACCAGGAAGTTCCTGGGAGACCCGCCGAACTTCGTCGAGCGCGGCCACATCTTTCCCGCGCCGCTCCCCGAGCAGCAGGCGAAGGAGGTCGGCGAGCAGGTGGTCGGCTGGGTCGAGGCCACCGGGCTGCGCTGCGGAGCGGCCCATGTGGAGCTGCGGATCAACGACAGCGGCCCGCACCTGATCGAGATCAATCCCCGGCTGCCCGGCGGTCACATCACCCAGCTGGTCGCCTGGTGCACGGGGATCGACCTGGTCGCGCACTACCTCGACTTCCACCTGCACAAGACGGAGCCGCAGCAGCGCTCGGCGCCGGAGTTCGCCGCGGCCTCCAGCAGGTTCGTCCTGCCGGACGAGGTCGCGGACGGCAAGACGCACGAGGACGTCCACGAGTCCTTCACCCGGCTGCCCACCTTCCGGCGCGGCCGGGTGCAGCCCGGCGCGCTGTCGTCCGACCGCACGGCGCAGACCAACTACGACCGAATCGGATACGTGCTGCTGGCGGGGCCCGACCCGGCCGCGATCAGCACCGACCTCGATGTGCTAGCGCAAGACCTGCGCAGCTGA
- a CDS encoding MDR family MFS transporter — protein MSRAVKGAMSGLPSEFWWLWTSTLINRLGGFVTTFMALYLTADRGLSAAFAGLVAALYGAGGAVASVLAGVLADRVGRRPTLLISQLATAAAMAVLGFVREPALIAVLVCVLGVAANAARPCIQAIIADLVPQEDRVRAFSLNYWAVNIGFGVASAAAGLIAEHGYLLLFLGNAVSVLVCAVVIFFKVPETRPERVPAAAGDPADAAKADSAGAPSVGLGTVLRDTKFMAVVGLAFLVAMVLMQYTTSLPVTMGKEGFSSADYGVVISMNGLVVVLAQIPVNRGLRKAKPITILVVASLLTGFGFGLTALAHSVPVYILTVCVWTLGEIMHNPTSMALAAALSPIHARGRYQGVYSLAWAGATFAGPLLGGILIDSFGADTLWAGCAVAGTAAAAGYWLLRNQLGDVIPTDAPAEAEPELEQEVGLEA, from the coding sequence GTGTCGCGAGCCGTGAAGGGTGCGATGTCCGGCCTGCCGAGCGAGTTCTGGTGGCTGTGGACGAGCACACTGATCAACCGACTCGGTGGATTCGTCACCACTTTCATGGCGCTCTACCTGACGGCGGACCGCGGTCTCTCCGCGGCCTTCGCGGGCCTGGTCGCCGCCCTGTACGGGGCCGGTGGGGCGGTCGCCTCGGTGCTGGCCGGCGTGCTGGCGGACCGGGTCGGCCGCCGCCCCACCCTGCTGATCTCCCAACTCGCAACCGCGGCGGCGATGGCGGTGCTCGGCTTCGTGCGGGAGCCCGCCCTCATCGCGGTGCTGGTCTGCGTGCTCGGGGTCGCCGCCAACGCGGCGAGGCCCTGCATCCAGGCCATCATCGCTGACCTGGTGCCGCAGGAGGACCGGGTCCGCGCGTTCTCCCTCAACTACTGGGCCGTCAACATCGGCTTCGGCGTGGCGTCGGCCGCCGCCGGGCTGATCGCCGAGCACGGCTATCTGCTGCTGTTCCTCGGCAACGCGGTGTCCGTACTGGTGTGCGCAGTTGTGATCTTCTTCAAGGTCCCCGAGACCCGGCCGGAGCGCGTGCCCGCCGCGGCCGGCGACCCGGCCGACGCCGCGAAGGCCGACTCGGCCGGCGCTCCCTCCGTCGGACTCGGCACCGTGCTCCGCGACACCAAGTTCATGGCGGTCGTGGGCCTGGCCTTCCTGGTCGCCATGGTCCTCATGCAGTACACCACCTCCCTGCCCGTCACCATGGGAAAGGAGGGCTTCTCCAGTGCCGACTACGGCGTGGTCATCAGCATGAACGGACTGGTGGTCGTCCTCGCCCAGATCCCGGTGAACAGGGGGCTGCGGAAGGCCAAGCCCATCACCATCCTGGTCGTGGCCTCCCTGCTCACCGGCTTCGGCTTCGGACTCACCGCCCTCGCCCACTCGGTCCCGGTCTACATCCTGACCGTGTGCGTCTGGACCCTCGGCGAGATCATGCACAATCCCACCAGCATGGCGCTCGCCGCCGCACTCTCCCCGATCCACGCCCGCGGGCGCTACCAGGGCGTCTACTCCCTGGCGTGGGCCGGTGCGACCTTCGCGGGACCGCTGCTCGGCGGCATCCTGATCGACAGCTTCGGCGCCGACACCCTCTGGGCCGGGTGCGCGGTGGCCGGTACGGCAGCCGCTGCCGGCTACTGGCTGCTGCGGAACCAACTGGGCGACGTGATCCCGACGGACGCCCCGGCCGAGGCCGAGCCGGAACTGGAGCAGGAGGTCGGCCTGGAGGCGTAG
- a CDS encoding S53 family peptidase, whose translation MPARSRPRALSTWTAATATLAAAVSLSLIGVAPATATAAGAAPAGSSPLGGSVPNWATPQAVRGATPAGTGVSVEVYLTSRDPGGLAAYASEVSDPTSSLYRHYLTPAAQDARFGPTAGQQSAVKAWLAGAGMRVTADTEQYISATGSPATVRAAFGTPLDDYAVSGHTYYAPQHSAVVPNAVAPDVLGVAGLDDAPRVESSTAVPVVAPGTGKLTTGPNGVPYIGVEPCTTYYDQSAPTDLPSAYGHQAPSPMCGYLPKQLQDAYRTGASGLTGKGVTVAVVDAYGSPTIASDVVEFDAANHFPTFKPGQFSQVVTPSAWQNQSACGDWTPEESLDVEEVHTMAPGAKVVYVGANSCFDSDLIAAEADIVDNHLADVVSDSFAEDIYDTNGNTPASTEQEYTQEFEQGATEGIGFNFSSGDCSTQAPAIVAGGVNCDAYSSEPQTMFPAEDPWVTAVGASAIGIGKHGNYEFETGMGDSQADLLNGTTWSGLPGTFTFGSGGGTSPDFAQPYYQKGVVPPALADTLLNGEPAAAPMREVPDVGMEGDLLLTTMVGFTQKLPDGTTGFAEQGYGGTSVACPLFSGVQADAQQAAGRPLGFANPEIYARYRALGTRGFHTVTDDPGGRTRAVAYDNGLTNGVQQGWLFTLGTDYTLKATPGYNDVTGLGSPELGYLLSFRH comes from the coding sequence ATGCCTGCAAGAAGCCGACCACGAGCGCTGAGCACCTGGACGGCGGCGACGGCCACGCTGGCTGCGGCGGTCTCGCTGAGCCTCATCGGCGTCGCCCCGGCGACTGCCACCGCGGCGGGCGCCGCGCCCGCGGGCAGCAGCCCGCTCGGCGGATCCGTGCCGAACTGGGCGACCCCGCAAGCGGTTCGCGGCGCCACCCCGGCCGGAACCGGGGTGTCGGTCGAGGTCTATCTGACCTCGCGGGACCCGGGCGGCCTGGCCGCCTACGCGAGCGAGGTCTCCGACCCGACCAGTTCCCTGTACCGCCACTACCTCACCCCCGCCGCGCAGGACGCGCGCTTCGGCCCCACCGCCGGCCAGCAGTCGGCCGTCAAGGCCTGGTTGGCCGGTGCGGGGATGCGGGTCACCGCCGACACCGAGCAGTACATCTCCGCCACCGGCAGTCCCGCGACGGTGCGGGCGGCCTTCGGAACCCCGCTCGACGACTACGCGGTGTCGGGGCACACCTACTACGCGCCCCAGCACTCGGCCGTGGTGCCGAACGCGGTCGCCCCGGACGTGCTCGGCGTGGCCGGCCTCGACGACGCGCCGCGGGTGGAGAGCTCCACGGCCGTACCGGTGGTCGCCCCGGGCACCGGCAAGCTGACCACCGGGCCCAACGGGGTTCCGTACATCGGCGTCGAGCCGTGCACCACCTACTACGACCAGAGCGCCCCGACCGACCTGCCGTCGGCCTACGGCCACCAGGCGCCGAGCCCCATGTGCGGCTACCTGCCGAAGCAGCTCCAGGACGCCTACCGGACCGGCGCCAGCGGGCTGACCGGCAAGGGCGTGACGGTCGCGGTCGTCGACGCGTACGGTTCGCCCACCATCGCCTCGGACGTGGTGGAGTTCGACGCCGCCAATCACTTCCCGACCTTCAAGCCGGGCCAGTTCAGCCAGGTGGTCACCCCGTCCGCCTGGCAGAACCAGTCCGCCTGCGGCGACTGGACGCCGGAGGAGTCGCTCGACGTGGAGGAGGTGCACACCATGGCCCCCGGGGCCAAGGTCGTCTACGTCGGCGCGAACTCGTGCTTCGACAGCGACCTGATCGCCGCCGAGGCCGACATCGTCGACAACCACCTGGCCGACGTGGTCTCCGACTCCTTCGCCGAGGACATCTACGACACCAACGGCAACACCCCGGCCTCGACCGAGCAGGAGTACACCCAGGAGTTCGAGCAGGGCGCGACCGAGGGCATCGGCTTCAACTTCTCCTCGGGCGACTGCAGCACCCAGGCGCCGGCGATCGTGGCCGGCGGCGTCAACTGCGACGCGTACTCCTCCGAGCCGCAGACCATGTTCCCGGCCGAGGACCCGTGGGTGACCGCGGTCGGCGCCAGCGCCATCGGCATCGGCAAGCACGGCAACTACGAGTTCGAGACCGGCATGGGCGACTCGCAGGCCGACCTGCTGAACGGCACCACCTGGTCCGGCCTGCCGGGCACGTTCACCTTCGGCAGCGGCGGCGGCACCAGCCCCGACTTCGCCCAGCCCTACTACCAGAAGGGCGTGGTACCCCCGGCGCTGGCCGACACCCTGCTGAACGGTGAGCCGGCGGCGGCGCCGATGCGCGAGGTGCCGGACGTGGGCATGGAGGGCGACCTGCTGCTGACCACCATGGTCGGCTTCACCCAGAAGCTCCCCGACGGCACCACCGGCTTCGCCGAGCAGGGCTACGGCGGCACCAGCGTCGCCTGTCCGCTGTTCTCCGGCGTCCAGGCCGACGCACAGCAGGCCGCGGGCCGGCCGCTGGGCTTCGCCAACCCGGAGATCTACGCACGCTACCGTGCGCTCGGCACCCGGGGCTTCCACACCGTCACC
- a CDS encoding phytanoyl-CoA dioxygenase family protein has protein sequence MTAPNELLQTASLDYSENGWHRSPTSLGGPSLEKLRESIDRMSREIRPEVVLEADGKTVRAIHGCHLFDQVCARLVALPLLAGLAEELLEEPVYVYQFKVNLKQPHDGAAWPWHQDFAFWAKEDGMEKPHAVTVAVLLDDTHEANGPLQLLPGTHVLGLVEADGATAAEPSGDWRRHVSATLEHTVPTEKAEELAEKYGRELGVGPAGSVFAFHPSIVHSSSDNLSPDRRALLLITYNAVSNAPDISRRPEFLVSRDTTPVVPVENDVL, from the coding sequence ATGACTGCACCGAACGAATTACTTCAAACCGCTAGTCTCGACTATTCCGAGAATGGCTGGCACAGGTCGCCCACTTCACTCGGCGGACCCAGTCTCGAAAAGCTCCGGGAAAGCATCGACCGAATGAGCCGGGAAATTCGCCCGGAGGTCGTCCTCGAAGCCGACGGAAAAACGGTCCGCGCAATTCACGGGTGTCACCTCTTTGATCAGGTATGTGCCCGACTGGTCGCGCTCCCGCTCCTGGCCGGACTGGCGGAGGAGCTCCTTGAGGAGCCGGTGTACGTCTACCAGTTCAAGGTCAACCTCAAGCAGCCGCACGACGGTGCGGCGTGGCCGTGGCACCAGGACTTCGCCTTCTGGGCGAAGGAGGACGGCATGGAGAAACCCCATGCCGTGACCGTTGCCGTCCTGCTCGACGACACGCACGAGGCCAACGGCCCGCTCCAACTACTCCCGGGTACACACGTTCTGGGGCTCGTCGAAGCCGACGGCGCCACGGCTGCCGAGCCGAGCGGGGACTGGCGCCGGCACGTGTCCGCGACCCTTGAGCACACCGTGCCGACGGAAAAGGCCGAAGAGCTGGCGGAGAAGTACGGGAGGGAACTCGGGGTGGGCCCGGCCGGGTCCGTCTTCGCTTTCCATCCAAGCATCGTTCACTCCTCGTCCGACAATCTGTCACCCGATCGTCGTGCGCTTCTGCTCATCACCTACAACGCGGTCAGCAATGCACCCGATATTTCTCGGCGGCCGGAGTTCCTGGTCAGTCGGGACACCACCCCGGTCGTTCCGGTCGAGAACGACGTTCTCTAA